A region of the Vigna unguiculata cultivar IT97K-499-35 chromosome 9, ASM411807v1, whole genome shotgun sequence genome:
taccTCCCGTAAACCAATTAgcctatagatattaagtttctctttaaggcaGGAATATGTCTAACATTATTCAAACTCCACATGCTTCCATTAAAGGTTCTGATGTTAATATCACCTCTTATTATAATATCCAGAGATTTTCCATTTGTAAGGTAGACCTTCCTAAACTTTTCTAaaacatagttagataatagttctaaataaggtgtagtatgaaatgacgcacTTGAGTCCATAATTCATGAGTCAATATAACTATCTAAACAACATAATAAtgcattttcaatttcatcagttgttgaatttttttattgatcatcatcttacttttttttttctgttgttgTGCTTCCTTAGAGCCCTACATTGATTTATAAAGTGACATTTTTTCTaacaattccaacaagtgatatcattccaGACTTTTGTTTGTTATCTCCCTCTAGACATTGATCTATCTCAGTCTTGAGTACAACCTTTCTAGATACTTCTTCCTTTAGTTTCAGTACTTAATGCTGAACCAAAATTAGAATTGTAAGATTCTACTAAACTTTTCCTACAAATATTTTCGCTTAAGATCAAGTCGCGTatgttatcaagcttcaacttgctattacttgcagaattactaactACAGTTACAGTTGTACTCTAACTTTTCAtagagatgataataaaattaatgctttcacctcatcatcaaatgcTATCTATATTGATGTTAATTGtgcaataattatattaaattcactaatatgattagtaacTGAGTTACATTCACCCATTTTGAGGTTGACTAACTTGTGCATCAAATATACTTTATTGGTTACAAATGGCTTCCCATACATATTTGACAACGCATGcatcaaatctacggttgtTTTCTTGTTCATGATGTTGAACACACCACTCTTAGCTAATGTTAGTCAGATCATACCGAGTGTCTACCGATCTAACAACTCTTATTCTGATTGCTCTAGGTCATTTGGCTTTTACCATATTATGGGTAAATACAACTTCTTTTGATACATGTAGTCCTCTATTTGCATCTTCCAGAACCTGAAGTCACTGTCATCGAACTTCTCAATCTCCACCTTCTTTTCTTCCAATGCCATTACTCTTGCTTTTGAAGAAAGCTCTcactacttctctaaactgagattaacaagaagaaaggaaaacattttttttctaatgcgGAAGATCAAACAAAGCTACAACCAcaaagcatactaagaaaatgactcttgataccaattgttaggaacgagacaataaaggaaagaataaatgaaagaaaaataaacgaAACAAAAATTTAACGTAGTTTAGCATATAGTGTGTATGCCTatgtccacgactacactaggaagtattttaTTTCTATGTGTATATTAAGCTTTACATAAGGTTGCTTATATagaaaaatagagaaccacGTCTCACAATACTAAGtaatgtgggactaaatcaagctcTATTATGTgattgggctcaggtctcattgatATTGTATTTTCCTAATGAACATCCCTATTACGATAAAACATGCATTTTCCCTCGATAGAAGGAGCGTAACAATTAATGAAagtattagttaaaaataaaaaatcttttatataaacattaatGACAAATTAAAAGCACTTggtaaacataaatatttttgtcacattTATAAGTAAAATTCATACCATACAAACGAAATTTCATGACAATTTTGATAAcgtatatacacatatacaagCTTTCATTCCTATGACATTTGAGTGCTTATTAGTTCTTGTTTCCTAAACAATGTAGAGAGAAAGTGACGCTTTCCATGATTCATTCACACTTGTCATGCCTAACTTTATGCTTGGCTTTTCATTACTTGATTTTACTTATCTTGTAAGAGATTTGTAATACCTTGATTAGGCTTCAAGTAGATCCTTGCATTTTTGCCTTCTAATGCTCACACCTGAACCTTATTGAGCTTTATAAACCAACGAgccggatgggcccgacgagcCGGACAAGTCTGATGAATCGAACAAACACAACAAGACAAACGGGCCCAATAGGCCCAACGACCTGGACAAGCACCACGACTCGGACAGACCCAACAACCCAGACTTGCCCAACGACTCAGATAAGCACGAAGACCTGGAAGAGTCCGATGATCCAGGTgggtccgacgacccgaacagACCCGACGAACCAGATAGGCATGACAACCCAAATGGTCCCGCTGACCCGGACGGGCGCGGTGGTTTGGACGGGCCTGACGTCCAAACAAGCCCTACGATCCAGACGGGCTCGACTATCCAGACGGGTctaacgacccaaacgggctcgACGATCTAGACGAGCTCAATGACCCAGATGGGTCCGATAGTTTGGACAGGCCCATCCAGGTCATTTGGCCGGTCAAGGTTGTAGGACCCGTCCAAGTCGTCGGGTCTGTTAGGGTCGTTGagcccgtctggatcgtcgaACCCATTCTAGTCGTCAGACTCAGCTtggtcatcgggctcgtctgGTTCGCTGGGCCCATTCGGGTTGTCAGGCCCATCTAGGTTGTCACGCTTGcttgggtcgttgggcccatccAAATCGTCGAGACAGTCCAAATCGTCGGGCATGTTCGGGTTGTCAGGAAAGTTCATGTTGTCGTGTTGGTCCGTATCGTTTGGCTCGTTCGGATCATCGGGTCCTTTCAAGTTTAGTTGGACTCGTCTAGGTCGTTGGACCCATCTTGGTCGTCGAGCCTGTCCGGGTCATCGTGCTTGTTAGGGTCCACGAGCAGGTTTGGGTCATTGGACCTGTATGGGTCGCCATGCTTGTCTGGATCATTGATCCCGTCCAGATCGTTAGGCCCATTCcatgtataataatatatattttaaaaaataatatattttttatgttaaatatgaAAGCTCATGGGTTGACCTTGATCCATAGAGTTTTTGTGAGATTTTTAGCCCTGTAGACTTCTTTGATGAGGACTTTTTTTCAATATGGGTTTTTTTGACCCTAGCCCACATAGACCAGGACTAAGCCCTGTGGACTGGCCGAATTGACACCTCTAGCAACTGCAAGCTTACACCAAAGACATTGTAAGAATCAAGTCTGGGAAGCATATTTACTATATACTTGTAAATTTGCACTTTTTCATGCgcattttgttgttttttgtgtttttgttgttttgaaaGTGCTTTTTCTAGTTTCGAAAccatttactatttttaattaatagtaaAATCTACATCACGATTCCTTTTCATGATACTTTGTTGTTGcatttatcaatttaatttgcTTCACTTTAAAATGCTTAAAGTAAATTAATGCTAGAACTTAACTTGACTATTTGGATTGAAACTTATTTTATgcaattttcaaaatgattgaGGCCTTCCTTGTTTTAAATCATGGTCAAATGCATACCCCCGAAATAATCCCATTATGCATTCCATTAAAGTCAGATTGTTCATTTCTTTGATTCTGAAGCTCACTAGAAGCCAATGAATGAAGTGGAAAATACTGAAAAACCTAAATTGATAGAATTTGAAAAgcattgaaactattttaggaGTTAACATTGAATAAGTGTGggtttcaaaactaaaaatgcAATTATGTAGCTAAGATAATTTGCTCGATGAATTCAAGCTTTTAAACTTGTTTGGTTTTCGCTAAAAAATGTGATGAATTGCTTGACCACTCTTGAAAGTTCAATTTAGTTAAATACACTCCACCATAAACATTATAAACATTATGCAATACGGTCAAATTTTCTTGAAAATCCGTCCTTAAAAAACTACCAAGTGTAGAAGCCTACTTAACCAACACAACAAACATTAATGACGAGACAAGTTAAAAATAGTTCATAAATCATTctaagtaataattaattatctgcgcaaacaattaaaaaatctttaaataatcaattatattttgaaaataagcaATTATCTTGCTCCAAACGAAGAACTCCACCTTCAGACCATGTAACATTGTGTATTTTCCTTTCCTTCATGGAGCAACCAGACTGAAATTACTCTGAGTCAGAATCTGATAGTGGAACCTGGTAAGAATTCGATGGTTCAAAATCAGTCATAGAAGGGGGTGCTTTTTTATTTGACCGATTCCTGACCCGGTCTCTAggttttttttccctttcatcCTGTGAAAACATCTGTCAGAATGAAATTATAcaagaaatataaacaaatttgaaaaaaaaaaaaatgctagaTATCAGGGCAAAAGTTACCTTGGAGCTGGGTTGACTTGGTTGATTTGATTCAGATGGGTGATTGGAACTAGGTTGATTTGGTTCAGAAGGATGAACTTGTTGGCTCCTACGCAGCCATATAGTACCCAAAGAAATTAATGCACCCAAAAGCAAAAACGGACCAACTCTAGGATCCTCACGGTATATAGAGAGTCCACTAAGACTACCAAGAATACTCTGCTTCAGATTGTTCAGAGGAATATTTTGTGAAATAGGTTCTGTGTCATCAGGGACAAGCTCAGGAGTTCGTAGCGACTGCAACGAGGAGATAGTATTTTCTTAATCAGTAAACTACACAATTAATCCCATCAACAACctctcattttaaaatattaacctGGGCAATTGTGAAATCAAATGATCACAATAATGAATGTAAAGTGACATTTAGAGAAAACCGGTAAACAGAAATTAAATACTCGAGTGAGGGCCAAGGTTATTAATTCAACATTGAATGTGTCCCATACAATAAGGCTTACCTACAAAACCTATTCAAAAGGTAATAAAACTTACAAAGAATGGTAAGTCTCTAGAGTCACCATCAGAAATAATGTTTGCAAGCCAGTGGGTAATCTgcaaatgaaaatagaaaatatcttAAAAGAACTGTGCATCTACGTCATTGTACATCATTAGTTTTTACGATGACAATGCACTAAGTTATAAAAGAGATGTAAAAGCAGTTTATCATTGTGAATCTTTTATTGCAAAATGGCAAACCTGTGAAACATCATCTTCGCCCTTGTACCCAGCGACAAACTGGCCTGCAAGATCAGAATCACTAATTAGATCTTGGACCAGTGATGATTTCCAGTtggatttttgttcttttctcaAATCAACAGCACTACTATTCCTCAGGTAACGAATGACAAACAACCTAGGAATATCAGTCACACTCCGTCGTTGCCCACAAGTGTGATCGCTACCCGCTTGACCAAGGTAAAATTGGCAGTAATCCTACACAATCAATTTAGGTAAATAGCTCAGGTTAGAAATAGTGGCAAAGATGATGTAAAAgtattttcaattcaaaatacatcagaaaaatttaaagaaataactCACTTATTTTAGGATTTcggattttgaaaatatgaaagatatGTTATTGGAGAAGcttttggtttattttgttgTATAGAATAAAATGTAacacaatatcaaatattaacaaTACCCCAATCTTATCTTCCtaaatctaaataataaataaatatatttttatctttatgtaaaagatatttctgaaaaactaaaagattttttaaaaactgatttaaataaaagatattaagcAAATATTGTCAATAACTTATGAAGAACATAAGAATTAGGGGCATGTTTAGtttgaaaaatgaatttgcTTTCATTTCCTGTTCAAGAGACAAttaaaaagacataaaaaatctcattttcattatgtttctcatttcaaatatttgtatatgaaactgaaaacaaaagaaaaatctgGCATACACGACGTTGAAATGGAAAAATAGAGCAAATTTAGAGAATACTGTGTCTTAGATACTTGGTGGTGACTTTATTATATTGTCTGAAAATGATAAATacaattgattatatttgttcCTATAAATCACATATTGTTTCCGTTATACAATAAGTacacaataatcaaaattgattCTCAACAAAATGAAAAGGTCAAGTTCCGAATGTTTTGTGTTAGCATGGAAGCACTGGGATGTGGGCCAAAGCAATAGTACTATAAATGTCACGAAATAAATGAGTAGAAGTAATAGGTGAGGCATAACTGTAATGTGAACCCTTTTACATTATCTACAATGAATATAAGAACCTATGCCTTTTCAAATGCCCCTATTTCCATAATTTCCATTAAAAAGGGCAAAACCAATACTCCAAGCCACTGTAGGCTAGTGAACAAAACCATCTCTGTCCATATGTAATAgataatacattttatatttaacaaaacaagTGCATCATCCGAAAAAGATAAGTAACACCTGGATGAATATGTAAAATAGGACATTATACTGTGGTAAAATCTGGATGGatatgcataataaagcattctAATGATTTAGTAGTGAAATTAGGTCATGTGACTAGTTCATCAAAGTGACGTATAATACAGCCATCATCTTGCAGATTAGATGCTGTCAAAGCAGcaatttagaataaatttttgCTTTGATGCCCATGGGTCATTGTCAAATGAAATTGGTATTCTTAAAAAAGTTCTCTAATGTTAAATCAATCACTGATGTCAAGCATCAGCATTATGAGATTTACTCTGATAAAAAAGAAGGGTAATTCACTTAGAAACACCAGCTAAAAAGTAAATCattcaaatgaaagaaaaaaaaaaataccttttgCTTTTCACCATCAAGCCAAGCAAATGTCAACCGCCTTCCCTTAAATGCATCCACAGCTGGAGCTAAGGATTGATTTTCAGATGATGCATCCACTTGGCTGTACTTAGAAAATGTTTCTTGGACCCTGTACATAGTCTATGGAACAAAATTACAACTCTACCAAATTTGAAGCTGTAAAAATAAAGGGTATAGTCGGTTTAGCACAATAagtattgagatattttttttagtacagcaagaaaaaaaaaattacattcttaatacaaaaactttaatttgttaattttatttaaactctGTTAATGGTTGAAGTAATTGAATATGTGTTTTGGTCTTTAGTAATTGGTATGTGTgtttattaaaggaaaaattaatgttaatatgtAATTAACCTTGAAGGACTCTTTGCCTTTTGCTTTATAAATTTAACCCTTAGTGGTTTCTTCAAAGTTAATTGCATGTCAACATTAACTTTCCTCTTAATAAACACAAGTGACAATTACTGAAGATCATACTTGTGGACTTACCTTAACTATTTACAGAGTTCAAACAATATTAATGGAATTAAAGTTTTTTACTAAGATTGTAAGTTTTGTTCTCACTgtactaaaaacaaaatatagccATACTTGTTGTTTCGAACCAGCTATTTacccaaaataaaaatgaaaactagaATAGAGCCTCAAGTTTACTTTACTAGGAACCTATCAAAACTTAAAGTATCAATTATTATAACAGTGATTTGACTTTTATAAGGAACTAAAATTAGCATAATTCTCGATATAAACAAATTATGCCCAAAAACGAGACTAAGAAGACATACTTCACGCATTCTGTTCAGCTCCAGACTTGGCCTTCCAACTACAATAGCACAATACCATATCATTGTATCATAACCAGCACGAGAATAGCCATGAGGATCACAACCTAGCTCCATTGATGTCACACTCCTTAGTTGCCGAAGCTCTGGAAGCAAAAAGGGTGAACAAAAATTTACCATTATATTAACaaaagttaatattaataatgcCTTGAATAGAATAAGACATGCATCAGATGGacaaactaatttatttatatatacattcaaGGAGTATTTGTTGTTATACGCAGTAAAAATAGTAATCACTACCTAGTACCTAGTCACAAGAAATTGACAAGAAAAAGCCCAAAGGCACATAGTATGCAAACAGACAAACAGTTTTGGGTTAATATTGTGGTCCTTGCCACATGTGTTGAGAACAAAAATTAGTCAAAGTCATTGCCTACATGATATTGGGCATcccagtttttattttcatttctcttcAGATGAATGAACTTGATACTAAAGTTTTATAATGTATTGTCATACAGGAGTAAACTATCATATTTGTTTTCTGAAAACGTTTGGTTTATTCCAATCTAGGTAGAAAGTAATTCCATCTATTTCAGGATTAGATCTTTGAACTCTCAATTGAAGTTAGTGCACTAGTCCCACAGCAGAGTCTCCACCCAATTTTCCCAACCTACCTTTAAAAATTACAGGTACGTAATTTTTCATTTAGGAAAAATTATGGCTATCAAACATGCGAATGTGAACAATGAATTTGCATCTACCTTGCTGTTTATTATTTTCCATCAAGTTCAGAAAAATTGAATTGTTGATAGAACCTGCAATACACAATGCATAGACAGTCAGTTGATTGGAAGGGCAGATGTATATTCGTATGGTAATGGAGTAATATGATGAAAGATGAAACAGACCATGGTGAACCACAGGTTTGACACCAGGG
Encoded here:
- the LOC114163411 gene encoding sporozoite surface protein 2-like; translation: MLVRSYRVSTDLTTLILIALGHLAFTILWPDGPDEPDKSDESNKHNKTNGPNRPNDLDKHHDSDRPNNPDLPNDSDKHEDLEESDDPGGSDDPNRPDEPDRHDNPNGPADPDGRGGLDGPDVQTSPTIQTGSTIQTGLTTQTGSTI
- the LOC114164227 gene encoding uncharacterized protein LOC114164227 isoform X3, with amino-acid sequence MYYQLFVIPNAFPRSHYDVLQIESYSSVEKVQEAYEKLESKMNSADEAFDIHEFLKIRYAYELLTNPLWKRDYDIFGIDEQLHIVESASKQYAGKHISELNLPLLQAQSGSVDHSSKVITASDFQYIFPDVKPWLIQLYSSGSENCAQFSKSWNKIASLLDVVANIGVVELGEKELAIYLADRRSTGKPFFRNGVPSLVAIPAGCRSPKCIRRFNGELTVDKVTNWFATTILALPQINYYSRETLVPNFLGKTSHHKVKVLFFSTFGERAAPFIRQAAKDYWAFASFAFILWREEESSYWLGAFGVESAPAIVFLKDPGVKPVVHHGSINNSIFLNLMENNKQQELRQLRSVTSMELGCDPHGYSRAGYDTMIWYCAIVVGRPSLELNRMRETMYRVQETFSKYSQVDASSENQSLAPAVDAFKGRRLTFAWLDGEKQKDYCQFYLGQAGSDHTCGQRRSVTDIPRLFVIRYLRNSSAVDLRKEQKSNWKSSLVQDLISDSDLAGQFVAGYKGEDDVSQITHWLANIISDGDSRDLPFFSLRTPELVPDDTEPISQNIPLNNLKQSILGSLSGLSIYREDPRVGPFLLLGALISLGTIWLRRSQQVHPSEPNQPSSNHPSESNQPSQPSSKMFSQDEREKKPRDRVRNRSNKKAPPSMTDFEPSNSYQVPLSDSDSE
- the LOC114164227 gene encoding uncharacterized protein LOC114164227 isoform X2 translates to MSRVSANSSPSRSLSVASTFRAYTLPIILFAGAMYYQLFVIPNAFPRSHYDVLQIESYSSVEKVQEAYEKLESKMNSADEAFDIHEFLKIRYAYELLTNPLWKRDYDIFGIDEQLHIVESASKQYAGKHISELNLPLLQAQSGSVDHSSKVITASDFQYIFPDVKPWLIQLYSSGSENCAQFSKSWNKIASLLDVVANIGVVELGEKELAIYLADRRSTGKPFFRNGVPSLVAIPAGCRSPKCIRRFNGELTVDKVTNWFATTILALPQINYYSRETLVPNFLGKTSHHKVKVLFFSTFGERAAPFIRQAAKDYWAFASFAFILWREEESSYWLGAFGVESAPAIVFLKDPGVKPVVHHGSINNSIFLNLMENNKQQELRQLRSVTSMELGCDPHGYSRAGYDTMIWYCAIVVGRPSLELNRMRETMYRVQETFSKYSQVDASSENQSLAPAVDAFKGRRLTFAWLDGEKQKDYCQFYLGQAGSDHTCGQRRSVTDIPRLFVIRYLRNSSAVDLRKEQKSNWKSSLVQDLISDSDLAGQFVAGYKGEDDVSQITHWLANIISDGDSRDLPFFSLRTPELVPDDTEPISQNIPLNNLKQSILGSLSGLSIYREDPRVGPFLLLGALISLGTIWLRRSQQVHPSEPNQPSSNHPSESNQPSQPSSKDEREKKPRDRVRNRSNKKAPPSMTDFEPSNSYQVPLSDSDSE
- the LOC114164227 gene encoding uncharacterized protein LOC114164227 isoform X1, with product MSRVSANSSPSRSLSVASTFRAYTLPIILFAGAMYYQLFVIPNAFPRSHYDVLQIESYSSVEKVQEAYEKLESKMNSADEAFDIHEFLKIRYAYELLTNPLWKRDYDIFGIDEQLHIVESASKQYAGKHISELNLPLLQAQSGSVDHSSKVITASDFQYIFPDVKPWLIQLYSSGSENCAQFSKSWNKIASLLDVVANIGVVELGEKELAIYLADRRSTGKPFFRNGVPSLVAIPAGCRSPKCIRRFNGELTVDKVTNWFATTILALPQINYYSRETLVPNFLGKTSHHKVKVLFFSTFGERAAPFIRQAAKDYWAFASFAFILWREEESSYWLGAFGVESAPAIVFLKDPGVKPVVHHGSINNSIFLNLMENNKQQELRQLRSVTSMELGCDPHGYSRAGYDTMIWYCAIVVGRPSLELNRMRETMYRVQETFSKYSQVDASSENQSLAPAVDAFKGRRLTFAWLDGEKQKDYCQFYLGQAGSDHTCGQRRSVTDIPRLFVIRYLRNSSAVDLRKEQKSNWKSSLVQDLISDSDLAGQFVAGYKGEDDVSQITHWLANIISDGDSRDLPFFSLRTPELVPDDTEPISQNIPLNNLKQSILGSLSGLSIYREDPRVGPFLLLGALISLGTIWLRRSQQVHPSEPNQPSSNHPSESNQPSQPSSKMFSQDEREKKPRDRVRNRSNKKAPPSMTDFEPSNSYQVPLSDSDSE